In the Blastocatellia bacterium genome, one interval contains:
- the gcvPB gene encoding aminomethyl-transferring glycine dehydrogenase subunit GcvPB: protein MSTIKNRIKKVRTHVSQNEPLLFERSRPGSVAYKLPNIDVPDTEISELIDPNFLRTDNLAYMPEVAEPDIVRHFTRLSTWNYGTDTGMFPLGSCTMKYNPKINEFVARLESFAAAHPLAPELAVQGCLEVIYLAEQLLAEITGMAAVTLQPAAGAHGEMTGIMMIRALLKDRGDARKKVLIPDSAHGTNPATAAMCGYSVEGVRSNSQGLTDLAELEKRMDDTVAALMLTNPNTVGLFEEDIEKICKLMHERGGLVYMDGANMNALCAVARPGDMGVDVMHMNLHKTMSTPHGGGGPGAGPVAVTKELAPYLPSPTVIKVDDRFALDFNRPSSIGRVRAFHGNFGVVLRAVCYMLALGSEGLRENTETAVLNANYIAHHLRDTYEIPYPGKLMHEVIFSDKRQRKFGVTNGDIAKRLIDYGFHPPTMSFPLIVPGALMVEPTESEGRQEIDLFIDAMKSINEEAQENPELLKHAPYSTRVGRFDEVAAARNPVLRWQPKNEK from the coding sequence ATGTCTACAATAAAAAATCGTATTAAAAAAGTTCGTACTCATGTTAGTCAAAATGAACCTTTGCTTTTTGAGCGTTCCCGTCCGGGTTCTGTTGCTTATAAATTGCCAAACATAGATGTTCCTGACACAGAAATTAGTGAATTGATAGACCCAAATTTCTTACGTACAGATAATTTAGCATATATGCCAGAAGTTGCTGAACCTGATATTGTCCGGCATTTTACAAGGCTTTCTACTTGGAACTATGGCACGGATACAGGAATGTTTCCTCTAGGTTCTTGCACAATGAAATATAACCCTAAAATAAATGAATTTGTTGCACGCCTAGAAAGTTTTGCTGCTGCTCATCCACTCGCGCCAGAATTAGCCGTTCAAGGTTGTTTAGAAGTTATTTATCTGGCAGAACAACTTTTAGCAGAAATTACTGGAATGGCTGCTGTTACTTTGCAACCAGCAGCAGGCGCACATGGTGAAATGACTGGAATTATGATGATTCGTGCCTTACTAAAAGATCGTGGCGATGCGCGGAAAAAAGTTTTAATTCCAGACTCAGCACATGGTACTAATCCAGCAACGGCGGCAATGTGTGGCTATAGTGTTGAAGGTGTTCGTTCTAATAGTCAAGGTTTGACGGATTTAGCCGAGCTAGAAAAACGAATGGATGACACAGTAGCAGCACTGATGCTTACTAATCCAAATACAGTTGGGCTATTTGAAGAAGACATTGAGAAAATTTGTAAATTAATGCATGAGCGTGGCGGACTAGTCTATATGGACGGTGCAAATATGAACGCGCTTTGTGCTGTTGCTCGTCCTGGGGATATGGGCGTAGATGTAATGCACATGAATTTACATAAAACTATGTCTACTCCACACGGTGGAGGCGGCCCGGGTGCCGGGCCTGTAGCCGTAACTAAAGAATTAGCTCCTTATCTTCCTTCACCTACTGTTATAAAAGTTGATGATCGGTTTGCACTTGATTTTAACCGTCCAAGCTCTATAGGTCGTGTTCGAGCTTTTCATGGAAATTTTGGTGTAGTGCTTCGAGCAGTTTGCTATATGTTAGCTTTAGGGTCTGAAGGACTACGGGAAAATACAGAAACCGCTGTCTTAAATGCTAATTACATAGCACATCACTTACGGGATACTTATGAGATTCCCTATCCTGGCAAGCTAATGCATGAAGTAATTTTTTCAGATAAACGCCAAAGGAAATTTGGTGTAACTAATGGTGATATAGCTAAAAGGCTTATAGATTATGGCTTTCATCCACCTACAATGTCTTTTCCGCTAATTGTGCCTGGTGCTTTAATGGTTGAACCTACAGAAAGCGAAGGCCGTCAAGAAATAGATTTGTTTATTGATGCAATGAAATCAATAAATGAAGAAGCACAGGAAAATCCAGAACTGCTAAAACACGCACCTTACTCTACACGTGTAGGGCGTTTTGATGAAGTTGCCGCAGCCCGTAATCCTGTTTTACGGTGGCAACCAAAAAATGAAAAGTGA
- the gcvH gene encoding glycine cleavage system protein GcvH translates to MANYPDNLLYTKDHEWVRVEGDQGTVGITHFAQAELGDIVYVELPKAGEQLNQHEPFGSVESVKAVSEVFMPISGTIEKTNSNLADSPELVNNDPYGEGWMLVVKIEKASELDALMSAAEYEDFLNESKH, encoded by the coding sequence ATGGCTAATTATCCAGATAATCTACTTTATACAAAAGATCATGAATGGGTACGTGTAGAAGGTGATCAAGGTACTGTTGGAATTACTCATTTTGCTCAAGCAGAACTAGGTGACATTGTTTATGTTGAACTGCCAAAGGCAGGTGAGCAGTTAAATCAGCACGAGCCTTTTGGCTCTGTTGAATCTGTTAAGGCTGTTAGCGAAGTCTTTATGCCTATTTCCGGCACAATAGAAAAAACTAACTCAAATTTAGCTGACTCCCCAGAGTTAGTTAATAATGACCCTTATGGGGAAGGTTGGATGTTAGTAGTCAAAATAGAAAAAGCTTCTGAACTTGACGCTCTAATGTCTGCTGCTGAATATGAAGATTTTCTTAATGAAAGCAAACATTGA
- the gcvT gene encoding glycine cleavage system aminomethyltransferase GcvT, protein MKRTPLNEAHRALGAKMVEFAGWDMPVQYSGTLPEHLNVRNMAGLFDVSHMGEIEVRGVDALKLVQLVTCNDASKLADGQIHYSGLMTPQGTFVDDLLVHRFHSEYFFLCVNASNIEKDFDWINTHAQGMDVEVKNTSDKYFQIALQGPRSVEILQPLVDIDLSTIKYYWFREGKLNGVPVLVTRTGYTGEDGFEIYGIPDEAVNIWNKLIEVGKPLGLLPTGLAARNTLRLEAKMMLYGHDIDDTTSVLEADLGWILKLAKGDFLGRDVLVNQKQTGLSRKIVGFEVLDRAPVRDGYPVIIDGQQFSQVTSGSPAPFLKKNIGLAYLPIDKAHLGFEFAIEVRGREIAARVVETPFYKRSK, encoded by the coding sequence ATCAAGCGTACCCCCCTTAATGAAGCTCACAGGGCTTTAGGCGCGAAAATGGTAGAATTTGCCGGTTGGGATATGCCTGTTCAATATTCAGGTACATTACCAGAGCATCTAAATGTAAGAAATATGGCTGGGCTATTTGATGTTAGCCATATGGGAGAAATAGAAGTTCGCGGTGTTGACGCTCTAAAACTAGTGCAATTAGTAACTTGTAATGATGCTAGTAAACTTGCAGACGGTCAAATTCATTATTCAGGTTTAATGACTCCACAAGGTACTTTTGTAGATGATTTGCTAGTACATCGTTTTCATTCAGAGTATTTTTTCCTTTGTGTTAATGCTTCTAACATAGAAAAGGATTTTGACTGGATTAACACTCATGCCCAAGGTATGGATGTAGAAGTTAAAAATACTAGCGATAAATACTTTCAAATTGCCTTACAAGGCCCTCGTAGCGTGGAAATATTACAACCCCTTGTAGATATTGATCTAAGTACCATTAAATATTATTGGTTTAGGGAAGGCAAGCTAAATGGTGTACCTGTTTTAGTTACTAGAACTGGATATACTGGTGAAGATGGTTTTGAAATTTATGGTATACCAGATGAAGCTGTAAATATTTGGAATAAACTTATAGAGGTCGGCAAACCTTTAGGACTACTTCCAACAGGTTTAGCTGCTCGTAACACCCTGCGTTTAGAAGCTAAAATGATGCTTTATGGGCATGACATAGATGATACTACTAGTGTACTAGAAGCTGATTTAGGTTGGATTCTAAAGCTAGCTAAAGGTGATTTTTTAGGGCGAGATGTACTAGTAAACCAAAAACAAACAGGTTTAAGCCGAAAAATAGTTGGCTTTGAAGTGCTAGATCGCGCCCCTGTACGGGATGGCTATCCAGTTATTATTGATGGTCAACAATTTAGTCAAGTAACTTCTGGTAGCCCAGCACCTTTCTTAAAGAAAAATATTGGCCTAGCTTATCTACCTATAGATAAAGCGCATCTTGGGTTTGAATTTGCTATAGAAGTTCGTGGGCGTGAAATTGCTGCCCGTGTAGTTGAAACACCATTTTACAAAAGAAGTAAATAA